A window of Aliarcobacter trophiarum LMG 25534 contains these coding sequences:
- a CDS encoding nitrate reductase cytochrome c-type subunit: protein MKLTKLALSLVAIATLFTFAYAANKTIKDDSIGIRQGSLFQEDNVVGDKTQYNTDAAGTSTKIDRAFENAPPMISHDTEGMLPITIDNNQCISCHDPMVAPSVNATSIPKSHFTNFREDVSIDKKGELERDGKILANSSDIKTIVKPLDHLSNARFNCSACHAPQSDSKIVPKNNFIPDFRGTDLNNKSNLMDNVSEGVK from the coding sequence ATGAAATTAACAAAATTAGCTTTGAGCCTAGTTGCCATTGCAACTCTTTTTACTTTTGCTTATGCAGCAAACAAGACTATAAAAGATGACTCTATTGGTATTAGACAAGGTAGTCTTTTTCAAGAAGATAATGTTGTAGGAGATAAAACTCAATATAATACAGATGCAGCTGGAACTAGTACAAAAATAGATAGAGCATTTGAAAATGCTCCACCAATGATTTCACATGATACAGAAGGTATGCTTCCAATAACAATAGATAATAACCAATGTATCTCTTGTCATGATCCAATGGTTGCTCCTAGTGTGAATGCAACTTCAATTCCGAAATCTCACTTTACAAATTTTAGAGAAGATGTAAGTATTGATAAAAAAGGTGAACTTGAAAGAGATGGTAAAATTTTAGCAAATAGTAGTGACATAAAAACTATTGTAAAACCACTTGACCATTTATCAAATGCTAGATTTAACTGTTCAGCATGTCATGCACCACAATCAGATAGTAAAATTGTTCCAAAAAACAACTTTATCCCTGATTTTAGAGGTACTGATTTGAATAATAAATCAAATCTTATGGACAATGTATCAGAGGGTGTTAAATAG
- a CDS encoding 4Fe-4S binding protein yields MQRRELFSSLSKSFKQKDELRAIRPPYFKDSNLFLTNCILCSSKECAEVCQESIIIILDDETPSLDFSKSGCTYCDLCAISCSGEVLKIEDKKQIEVKIEIDILTCLSWQNTMCFSCKDPCLDNAIEFLGMFRPSIQNSCTSCGFCIKVCPTNAIKVKNL; encoded by the coding sequence GTGCAAAGAAGAGAGCTTTTTAGCTCTCTTTCTAAATCTTTTAAGCAAAAAGATGAATTAAGAGCTATAAGACCACCTTACTTCAAAGATAGTAATCTTTTTTTGACAAACTGTATTTTATGTAGTTCTAAAGAGTGCGCAGAAGTTTGCCAAGAGAGTATTATAATAATTTTAGATGATGAAACACCTAGTTTAGATTTTTCTAAAAGTGGCTGTACATATTGTGATTTATGCGCTATATCTTGTAGTGGTGAAGTTCTAAAAATAGAAGATAAAAAGCAAATAGAAGTTAAAATAGAGATAGATATATTAACTTGTCTTTCTTGGCAAAATACAATGTGTTTTTCGTGCAAAGACCCATGTCTTGATAATGCTATTGAATTTTTAGGAATGTTTAGACCATCTATACAAAATAGCTGTACATCTTGTGGATTTTGTATAAAAGTATGTCCAACAAATGCAATAAAGGTAAAAAACTTATGA
- a CDS encoding WD40 repeat domain-containing protein: MKLIKYIFIFILTLNLYSNDIKELKPKYSLKASGGVTNLVLKDNLLLASTVVGTIDIFDINNKTLLKKIELEKIKDFTNKTINSKIYSTDIIDDKILILSQGESGGRDIFIYENNKFENIIDANDRLFIAYAKFIDNENIIYALLSNQIFIYNIKDKKIKKELQVSQSSFSHFVLNEKKDTLFVADESGIISQIDIKNLQKTKTFKGQNVDRVFQVDIKKDTILTAGQDRRAAIYSLGLEKPYFLSTDFLIYTVALSPSSNKAAFCFDEKNSVAVFNTVTKEILYKLVDNKSILTNILFLNEDEIFVSSDDFNINVYNLKE, from the coding sequence ATGAAATTAATAAAATATATTTTTATTTTTATTTTAACTCTAAATCTATATTCAAATGATATAAAAGAGCTAAAACCAAAATATAGTTTAAAAGCTAGTGGTGGAGTTACAAATTTGGTATTAAAAGATAACCTTCTTTTAGCTTCAACAGTAGTTGGAACTATTGATATTTTTGATATAAATAATAAAACTTTATTAAAAAAAATAGAATTAGAAAAGATAAAAGATTTTACAAATAAAACAATCAATAGTAAAATTTATAGCACAGATATTATTGATGATAAAATACTAATTTTATCTCAAGGTGAAAGTGGTGGAAGAGATATTTTTATCTATGAGAATAATAAATTTGAGAATATAATAGATGCGAATGATAGACTTTTCATAGCCTATGCAAAATTTATTGATAATGAAAATATAATCTATGCTCTTTTGTCAAATCAGATTTTTATATATAATATAAAAGATAAAAAGATAAAAAAAGAGCTTCAAGTATCTCAATCATCTTTTTCACACTTTGTTTTAAATGAGAAAAAAGATACTCTTTTTGTAGCAGATGAGAGTGGAATAATCTCTCAAATAGATATAAAAAACCTACAAAAAACAAAAACCTTTAAAGGACAAAATGTTGATAGAGTTTTTCAAGTAGATATAAAAAAAGATACAATTTTAACTGCAGGTCAAGATAGAAGAGCAGCTATTTACTCTTTAGGTTTAGAAAAGCCTTACTTTTTATCAACTGATTTTTTAATCTATACAGTAGCTTTAAGCCCTAGTTCAAATAAAGCAGCATTTTGTTTTGATGAAAAAAATAGTGTCGCAGTTTTCAATACAGTTACAAAAGAGATTTTATATAAATTAGTAGATAATAAGTCAATTCTGACAAATATCTTATTTTTAAATGAAGACGAAATTTTTGTTTCAAGTGATGATTTTAATATAAATGTTTACAATTTAAAGGAGTAA